The sequence CCGTGCAACTGCAGACGGGTTTCATTTTCCCTATTTATAACCATCAATAAGACACCATTATATTTATTATTCGTTTACCTTTGCAAATAACATTAGCTAGTTATTTTTCTTGCCTATTATAGATATTCTTTATCCTTGTTTCTTGACAAAATATGAATACTTACGAATTGAGTGTGTATAGCATGCCTTACGATTTTTTTATCCAAAAGGTGATCGTTTCAGCTACCACCTCAAATCATCCAAATATCCCCGCAACATAACCAACAATCCCTAATGCAAATAAGCTAAAAATAATCGTAATAGGACTAACTTTCTTACGCAATAACCAAATACAAAAGAACGTAAGAAGTAATGGCATTAGGCCAGGAATTAATGAATTAAAAATATCTTGTAATGTAGTAACTTTCTCTGGGTTAACATTCGCACCGCTTTGAACTTGATTTATTACATTACGAATTTGGTTTTCATTTAACTTCCCTTCATTGGCGGCCGCAACTAGCCCGCTAAAATCAACTAGCGATTTTTCATCAACATTGACGCGAGAAACAACTAGTGGAAAATTCATAGTCGTCCATCGAGGAACGAGTACACCCATAATGAACATTCCTAAAATCGATGCACCTTGGGTAATTTTTTGCATTAAGCCACCACTTAAATTTTGAGTAATGTTTGACCCTTGCTTGTAACCCAACTCTTGTGTATACCATAGAAATGCCATTCGTATAATATTCCATACTAGAAAGAATACGATGGGTCCAAGGATATTTTGCGATAATGCAAGAGAAGCAGCAAAAGCACCTAAAACAGGACGAATCGTACCCCAGAAGATTGGGTCACCAACCCCAGCTAGAGGTCCCATCATCCCAATTTTTACCCCTTGGACAGCCGCATTATCAATTTGGGCACCTGCTGCCTTTTCTTCTTCTAACGTTAGTGTAACTCCTAAAATAGGAGCCGACAAATATGGATGTGTATTAAAAAATTCTAAATGGCGTTTTAATGCTTGTGACCGGTCTTCTTTATTTTTATATAGTTTTTTAAGCGCCGGAATCATCGCATAAGCCCAGCCAACGTTTTGCATCCGTTCATAGTTCCAAGAAGCTTGTAGGAATTGG comes from Bacillus andreraoultii and encodes:
- a CDS encoding PTS system mannose/fructose/sorbose family transporter subunit IID; the encoded protein is MAEQTNTKKLSKRDRISVFWRSQFLQASWNYERMQNVGWAYAMIPALKKLYKNKEDRSQALKRHLEFFNTHPYLSAPILGVTLTLEEEKAAGAQIDNAAVQGVKIGMMGPLAGVGDPIFWGTIRPVLGAFAASLALSQNILGPIVFFLVWNIIRMAFLWYTQELGYKQGSNITQNLSGGLMQKITQGASILGMFIMGVLVPRWTTMNFPLVVSRVNVDEKSLVDFSGLVAAANEGKLNENQIRNVINQVQSGANVNPEKVTTLQDIFNSLIPGLMPLLLTFFCIWLLRKKVSPITIIFSLFALGIVGYVAGIFG